One Trichormus variabilis 0441 genomic window, GCCGGTTCCGCCACGGAATGAGTGAATAGCGATGATTTGGGACATAAATTATATTTGGTAATTGGTGATTGGTAATTGGAAAATTAATATAGTGGTTATGTATGTTCTGTTGGCTCTGTTAAGGGTTGATTTTTACTGTTGAGCGATCGCTCTTTTAGGGATTGAACTTGAATTTGTAATCGCTGGTAGTACTCTTTTTCAGTTTCATGAGTGGTTATTTCCTGTTGTTTGAGTTTTTGAATTGTTTGTTGTAGATGCCGAAAGTGTTCGTTTTCGGTGATTTCGGCTACATAGTTGGCTCTTTTGGTTTGATCAATCTCAATCCGTAGTTCCTGAACCTGCATTTTCAGCCGTTGATCGCGTAATCTGACTTCTTCAGCCATTTCTGAAAAAACTCGCACTAATTGCCCGATATCATCTTCTCTATGACCTAATTCCGCTAAACTCTGGTGTAACTCAACTACGTCAGCATCAAAATTATCATCCTCCAATGCTTGGGCGGCGGCGGTGAGGGCGTGAATCGGGCGGGAAATACTTAACCCTGACAGCAAAGCAATAATAGCGGTAATTCCACCGACAATCACCACGCTACTGCTATTGAGCCAGATCAGACGATGCAAGGGCGCGGTAAACTCTGCATTGGGTTGACTAACTCCTAGTACCCAAGGTTGGGTAGCCAAGGGTGCAAAGCCGACTATTTGGGAAATGTGGGATTTGGGCAAATGATAGGTGGCGTGACCTGGTTGTTTAGCTTTTACCATCACCCCTAACTCAGGAATATTTGGGCTATGGTTAACCACAGACGGATCAGGATGACTGATAATAGTTCCTTGTTGATCAATCACAAAGACGTAATTCTGGGAGCCTAATAGTTGCAAAGCATTGATAATTACCCAGATATCTGCTTGGCGAATCTTGATGACGGTCAGTCCGATAATTTCCCCATGAGGCGAGCGTACAGGTTGGGAAAAGAACATACCCGGATTTTGACTGGCTTCACCAAGTAAAGTACTAGACCCATAAAAGTTACCTTGGATGTGGGAATAGTTTTCACCAATAAATTGAGAGTCTGTTGCAGCCAGACATCGACCATTTTTATCCATCAGTAACACAACATCCAAGTTGGGATGGGAACGGAGGACATTGTGGATGGTCTGTTGTAGGTTGTGGCCTTGGGCTTTGCGGTTTTCCGGTGTGGTAGCTGAGAGAAAATCTACTACATGGCGATCGCTACTGATTTGAGCAACTACCCGATGATAATCAATAATTAATTGGTCAAGACGACTGGCGCTGCTACTAGCTAGCAGTTCTAGTTTGTGATATTCGCCAGCTTCTACACTGTTTAAACTTTGTTGTAGGTTGTAGTAAGCCGTAAAAATCATTGGTACTAGCACAGCACAGACCAAGGCTACCGAAATTTTGGCAGCGATCGGCCAAGCAGGTGGATAAAATAACCGCCGGAAATACTTCATTTTGACCAAATAAAAAAGGATACAATCCCCTGAATTTATTTATGAAGAAGAAAAAAAGTGAAACAACATTAATTCAAGCCCACGGATAAATCCGTGGGGTCTTTAATTTTGAATTTTGAATTTTGAATTGGAGCGAAGCGACTTCCTATAGATATTTAGCAGGTTAGAAGAAACGAGATTTGAAAACAATGCACAATCTTTTTGTCGGACTCGCAATTTTTTCGTCTCTATTATGATGTTGCCACCTGACGCTGCATTTTCCGCCAAGCATGGGGCGTAGTGTCATGGTACTGGCGAAACTGACGGAAGAAATGACCCTCGTGTTGATAGCCCACAGCTTCAGCAATTTGATTCACACATTGATCGGTTTCTAGCAGTAATGTTCGTGCGGCTACCATCCGTCGCTTAATAATCCAATGATTTACCGTTTCTCCTGTATGCCGACGCACTAGATCAGTTAAATAAGCCGGGGAGTAACCAACTGCTTGGGCTACGTCACGTAAGCCAATGGATTGGTTGTAGTTAGACTCAATAAATTTAAAGACCTGATTTAGCTGAGAGCCAGAGGGAAATATTGATTTACAAGGTTCTGATGGTTTTCTAGTTTCAACAATATCTAGTGTGGGATTTTGTTGCAACTGAAATGACTCTGGTTGACGTTTTTTAATCTCACGGATGGAGATGCAACCGTATTCCCTACCGTCTTCTTCCATATAGGTAACAGTAGTTTGGACGGGTAAACTTAAACCTCCTTGAGTCTTATACAGAGATTCAAAATATAAAGACCCTTTTTGTTTAATAGTTTCCCAGTGCTGTAACCAAACTTCCATCAAAAATTCTAAGTTTAGGTATTGAATACTCATACAAAGCAATTCTTCACGGGAGTAGCCTACTAAACTACACGCAGCATCATTAACATATAAAATCCTG contains:
- a CDS encoding helix-turn-helix domain-containing protein, with amino-acid sequence MVFDSCISEQHTYQVTQQLEKELRLTHLLMDCVTDAVFWVKPNARILYVNDAACSLVGYSREELLCMSIQYLNLEFLMEVWLQHWETIKQKGSLYFESLYKTQGGLSLPVQTTVTYMEEDGREYGCISIREIKKRQPESFQLQQNPTLDIVETRKPSEPCKSIFPSGSQLNQVFKFIESNYNQSIGLRDVAQAVGYSPAYLTDLVRRHTGETVNHWIIKRRMVAARTLLLETDQCVNQIAEAVGYQHEGHFFRQFRQYHDTTPHAWRKMQRQVATS
- a CDS encoding HAMP domain-containing protein, translating into MKYFRRLFYPPAWPIAAKISVALVCAVLVPMIFTAYYNLQQSLNSVEAGEYHKLELLASSSASRLDQLIIDYHRVVAQISSDRHVVDFLSATTPENRKAQGHNLQQTIHNVLRSHPNLDVVLLMDKNGRCLAATDSQFIGENYSHIQGNFYGSSTLLGEASQNPGMFFSQPVRSPHGEIIGLTVIKIRQADIWVIINALQLLGSQNYVFVIDQQGTIISHPDPSVVNHSPNIPELGVMVKAKQPGHATYHLPKSHISQIVGFAPLATQPWVLGVSQPNAEFTAPLHRLIWLNSSSVVIVGGITAIIALLSGLSISRPIHALTAAAQALEDDNFDADVVELHQSLAELGHREDDIGQLVRVFSEMAEEVRLRDQRLKMQVQELRIEIDQTKRANYVAEITENEHFRHLQQTIQKLKQQEITTHETEKEYYQRLQIQVQSLKERSLNSKNQPLTEPTEHT